The genomic DNA GCATAGGCCAGGAAGTTGGTGATGTCGCGCACGGTCTGGTCGTACTGTCCGGCATCAACGTTGCCGGGCGTACGCACTTCCAGGGCCAGCACCGGCGGATCCAGTCCAGGTGCCTCCGGCTTGCCATGCACGGCGTGCTGCAGGCCCTGCATCTGCCACAACGGGTTGGGCATGGAGGCGTTCGGGAAGACGGTGTTGTTCCAGCCCAGCGGACGGTTGCTGTCCAGGTAGAACGACTTGAGGTACGTGTAGACCCAGTCCGGTCCGCGCACGCGCGAAATCAGGCTGAGGTCCGGTGGCATCTTGCCGAACCACTTCTCCGCGTCGGCCTTGGGCATCGAGACCGGCACCTGGTCGCCAATCGCGGACCCGGTGAAATTGAGGTTGTTCATCACCTCTTCTTCGGTCAGCCCCAGGTCGGCCGCCATGCGCGAGTAGCGCAGGTATTTCAGCGCATGGCAGCTGGAACAGTAGTTCATGTACAACTGCGCGCCGCGCTGCAACGAGGCACGATCGCCCAGATCATTGCCGGCCTGCAGCATCTTGGCGCTGCCTTCAGCAGCCAGCGCCGCGCCGCCTGCGAGCAGCATCGTGGCCATCAGGGCCACGCGGACCATCCAGCGCTTACTCATGCGTGGTCACCCTTTCCGGTACCGGCTTGGTCTTGTCCAGTCGCGTCCATATCGGCATGGTGAGGAAGAAAGCGAAATACAGGAAGGTCAGTACGCGACCCACCCAGGTTTCCCACACCGCCGTGCCCGGGCCGGAACCGATCACCCCCAGCCAGATGAAGCACACCACCAGCACGCCCAGCATCACCTTGGATATCCAGCCGCGGTAGCGCACCGACTTGACCTTGCACTTGTCCAGCCACGGCACCAGGAACAGGATCGCGATCGCCGAGAACATCACGATCACCCCGCCCAGCTTGTTTGGAATGACCCGCAACATCGCGTAGTAAGGCGTGTAGTACCAGACCGGCTTGATGTGTTCCGGAGTCACCAGGCGGTTGGCCTCGGTGAAGTTGTCGTGTTCCAGGAACTGCCCGCCGAAGGCCGGCGCGAAGAAGATGATGAAGGCGGCGATGATCAGCAGGAAGCCGGCGCCAACGGCGTCTTTCATCGTGTAATAGGGATGGAACGGAATGCCATCGGTCGGCGCGGTCGGCGACCAGCGGTTGCCCTTCGGCCCCTTCTTGATTTCCACGCCGTCGGGATTGTTCGAGCCCACCTCATGCAGCGCACCCAGGTGCAGCACCACC from Stenotrophomonas sp. 169 includes the following:
- a CDS encoding cytochrome c1, translated to MSKRWMVRVALMATMLLAGGAALAAEGSAKMLQAGNDLGDRASLQRGAQLYMNYCSSCHALKYLRYSRMAADLGLTEEEVMNNLNFTGSAIGDQVPVSMPKADAEKWFGKMPPDLSLISRVRGPDWVYTYLKSFYLDSNRPLGWNNTVFPNASMPNPLWQMQGLQHAVHGKPEAPGLDPPVLALEVRTPGNVDAGQYDQTVRDITNFLAYAGEPAALKRQQLGVWVILFLALLTFLLYLLKKDYWKDVH
- a CDS encoding cytochrome bc complex cytochrome b subunit; the encoded protein is MANILARTASGLADWVNARAPGLMPVYRKHVSEYYAPKNFNIWYYFGSLALLILVNQIVTGIFLTMHYKTSAAEAFASVEYIMRDVEWGWLIRYMHSTGASLFFIVVYLHMFRGLLYGSYQKPRELVWILGMLIYLVLMAEAFMGYVLPWGQMSFWGAKVIISLFGAIPVIGNGLTEWIMGDYLPGDATLNRFFALHVIALPLVLLLLVVLHLGALHEVGSNNPDGVEIKKGPKGNRWSPTAPTDGIPFHPYYTMKDAVGAGFLLIIAAFIIFFAPAFGGQFLEHDNFTEANRLVTPEHIKPVWYYTPYYAMLRVIPNKLGGVIVMFSAIAILFLVPWLDKCKVKSVRYRGWISKVMLGVLVVCFIWLGVIGSGPGTAVWETWVGRVLTFLYFAFFLTMPIWTRLDKTKPVPERVTTHE